A region from the Papio anubis isolate 15944 chromosome 6, Panubis1.0, whole genome shotgun sequence genome encodes:
- the LOC101005828 gene encoding 60S ribosomal protein L7a, with protein MLESLAATQLLKLAHKYRPETKQEKKQRLLARAEKKAAGKGDVPTKRPPVLRAGVNTVTTLVENKKAQLVVIAHDVDPIELVVFLPALCPKMGVPYCIIKGKARLGRLVHRKTCTTVAFTQVNSEDKGALAKLVEAIRTNYNDRYDEIRRHWGGNVVGPKSVARIAKLEKAKAKELATKLG; from the coding sequence ATGCTAGAGTCGTTAGCAGCTACCCAGCTGCTTAAGCTGGCCCACAAGTACAGACCAGagacaaagcaagagaagaagcaGAGGCTGTTGGCCCGGGCCGAGAAGAAAGCTGCTGGCAAAGGGGATGTCCCCACTAAAAGACCACCTGTCCTTCGAGCAGGAGTTAACACCGTCACCACCTTGGTGGAGAACAAGAAGGCTCAGCTGGTGGTGATTGCACATGACGTGGATCCCATCGAGCTGGTTGTCTTCTTGCCTGCCCTGTGTCCTAAAATGGGGGTCCCTTACTGCATTATCAAGGGGAAGGCCAGACTGGGCCGTCTAGTCCACAGGAAGACCTGCACCACTGTCGCCTTCACACAGGTGAACTCGGAAGACAAAGGCGCTTTGGCTAAGCTGGTGGAAGCTATCAGGACCAATTACAACGACAGATACGATGAGATCCGCCGTCACTGGGGCGGCAATGTCGTGGGTCCCAAGTCTGTGGCTCGTATCGCCAAGCTCGAAAAGGCAAAGGCTAAAGAACTTGCCACTAAGCTGGGTTAA